The following proteins come from a genomic window of Aequorivita marisscotiae:
- a CDS encoding SusC/RagA family TonB-linked outer membrane protein — protein MRTKFSGILTLLLALVVQLTFAQQKTITGTVTDETGLPLPGANVIIKGTSTGTQSDFDGNYSISANVGQTLTFSYVGFDTKEVKVGAQNKIDVNLQPGESLSEVVVTGYSTRNQTVQNSAVVSISAAELSQMAPTTSIDNMLQGKAAGVQVTAANGKPGQGAFVRIRGTGSLVAGASSPLYIVDNAPIREQDLANIPNEDIENITILKDAAMTARYGSRGSNGVVIITTKSGNRNKDAVVRFSSRYGVTSRIDPNYTMMTAAEKMQYEAEMYALGVTGAASLPGVTTAPGSAERQFLLDNEVDWADLILKDGIVQNNSVSISGGAEKMDYYFSVTNDKNTGIIDNISGFERTGARLNVNFDAKEWLTVGVNVGYSRSMSDEPRDRNNTQNPFRGLLDYNGYETEFVIDDTGALVLDENGNPIYNPTHTTFPIRGALLSEPSEDMDNTTLGSVDAVVTFNEHWSYNLNVAVNWLARRRESYSKPGGILDALIGDPTKPGNKFDDQQHRVDFTVSNRVNYNLSTDDHNLNVLGLYEFNMNEFNRQFVRSIGFPSALLTTQSNAAEVTVGITNRNRLTLVSYGAFADYDFKERYSIQASVRRDGSSNFGEDVKFGTFYSGSVGWNVAKEEFFQVGFINDLSLRGSYGSVGNRNGLSRYAWQGTVGFGAYPGGSSTEPDNVENRTLSWETTTTTNVGLELNMFNNRVRTVTDYFIRNTTDLLFNIPKADESGVGTIAGNLGDIRNKGLEFSLQADVLRNSDLTWTLGGNIIFLDHEIVSLPEGEDIDAGDTFNIRWSEGQKINEHFLIRYAGVDPATGRSQFYGADGNVYFANELPAGENRVFQGKSTIADKEGGFFSNITYKGWGLRTDFVFKYGNWINNFVRSDRESDGLAIADNQATNAFNYWQQPGDTGVLPSPIYAAEDSNITGSSDRWLEKGDYIRMRNVTLSYSFPSATLDKTPINSLRIYVQGQNLLTFSKFWGDPEVGISSGETIAFGDAVAPGEATLYSYPNTKSFQIGLDVSF, from the coding sequence ATGAGAACAAAGTTTAGTGGAATTTTAACGCTCTTGCTAGCGTTAGTTGTGCAGCTTACCTTCGCACAGCAAAAAACTATTACAGGTACGGTGACGGACGAAACAGGTCTGCCATTGCCTGGTGCAAACGTTATAATCAAAGGAACAAGTACTGGAACACAGTCAGATTTTGATGGAAATTACTCCATATCTGCAAATGTGGGCCAAACACTTACCTTTAGTTATGTAGGTTTTGACACCAAGGAAGTAAAAGTAGGAGCTCAAAATAAAATTGACGTTAACCTACAACCAGGTGAAAGCTTGAGTGAGGTTGTCGTTACTGGGTATTCTACAAGAAACCAAACGGTACAAAACTCAGCGGTAGTTTCAATATCTGCTGCAGAGCTTTCGCAAATGGCGCCAACTACCAGTATTGACAACATGCTGCAAGGTAAGGCGGCCGGGGTACAGGTAACTGCTGCCAACGGGAAACCGGGCCAAGGAGCTTTTGTTCGTATTCGTGGAACAGGATCTCTTGTTGCTGGTGCATCTTCTCCATTATATATAGTGGATAACGCGCCAATCAGGGAGCAAGATCTTGCAAATATCCCAAATGAGGACATTGAAAACATTACCATTTTAAAGGATGCTGCTATGACCGCTCGATACGGTTCTAGAGGGTCTAACGGGGTTGTTATTATTACTACTAAAAGTGGTAACCGTAACAAAGACGCCGTTGTGCGCTTTAGTTCCCGTTATGGTGTAACATCTAGAATTGACCCTAACTACACGATGATGACGGCTGCTGAAAAAATGCAGTACGAAGCCGAAATGTATGCGTTAGGTGTTACAGGTGCTGCTTCCCTTCCAGGTGTAACTACTGCGCCAGGATCTGCTGAGCGTCAATTTCTTCTAGATAACGAAGTAGATTGGGCAGATTTAATCTTAAAAGACGGTATTGTTCAAAACAATAGTGTATCTATTTCTGGGGGTGCTGAAAAAATGGACTACTATTTTTCTGTAACCAATGATAAAAACACAGGTATTATTGATAATATTAGTGGTTTCGAAAGAACTGGTGCACGTTTAAACGTAAACTTTGATGCTAAAGAATGGTTAACAGTTGGTGTAAATGTTGGTTATTCTAGATCTATGAGCGATGAGCCAAGAGATAGAAATAACACGCAAAACCCTTTTAGAGGTTTGCTAGATTACAATGGTTACGAAACTGAATTCGTTATTGACGATACAGGTGCTCTTGTATTGGACGAAAACGGAAATCCAATTTACAACCCAACACATACTACGTTCCCAATTAGAGGAGCATTGCTTTCAGAGCCTAGTGAAGATATGGACAACACCACTCTTGGTAGTGTAGATGCTGTTGTAACTTTCAACGAACACTGGAGCTATAACCTAAACGTTGCTGTTAACTGGTTGGCAAGAAGAAGAGAGAGCTATTCTAAGCCAGGTGGTATATTAGATGCTCTTATTGGAGATCCAACAAAACCAGGAAACAAGTTTGACGACCAACAACACAGAGTTGACTTTACAGTAAGTAACCGTGTAAACTATAACCTTTCTACAGACGACCACAACTTAAACGTTCTTGGTTTATACGAATTCAACATGAACGAATTCAACAGACAATTTGTAAGAAGTATTGGTTTCCCTTCAGCTTTGTTAACAACACAATCTAACGCGGCAGAAGTTACAGTTGGTATTACTAACAGAAACAGATTAACTTTAGTATCATACGGTGCTTTCGCAGATTACGACTTTAAAGAGCGTTATTCTATTCAAGCATCTGTACGTCGTGATGGATCATCTAACTTTGGTGAAGACGTTAAATTCGGTACTTTCTATAGTGGAAGTGTTGGTTGGAACGTAGCTAAAGAAGAATTCTTCCAAGTAGGTTTTATTAACGATTTATCTTTAAGAGGTTCTTACGGTTCAGTAGGTAACAGAAATGGATTATCTAGATATGCTTGGCAAGGAACCGTTGGTTTTGGAGCTTACCCTGGAGGTTCAAGTACAGAGCCAGATAACGTTGAAAACCGCACATTAAGCTGGGAAACAACTACTACAACTAACGTAGGTCTTGAGTTGAATATGTTCAACAACAGAGTTAGAACTGTTACCGATTACTTTATCAGAAACACAACAGATTTATTATTTAATATCCCTAAAGCCGACGAATCTGGAGTTGGTACTATTGCTGGTAACCTTGGAGACATTCGCAACAAAGGTTTAGAATTCTCTTTACAAGCTGATGTACTTCGTAACTCAGACTTAACTTGGACTTTAGGAGGTAACATCATCTTCTTAGATCACGAAATCGTGAGCCTTCCAGAAGGTGAAGATATTGATGCTGGAGATACTTTCAACATTCGTTGGAGCGAAGGCCAAAAAATCAACGAGCACTTCTTAATTAGATATGCCGGTGTTGATCCTGCAACTGGTAGATCTCAATTCTACGGAGCTGATGGCAACGTTTACTTTGCTAACGAACTACCTGCTGGTGAAAACCGTGTTTTCCAAGGAAAATCAACCATTGCAGATAAAGAAGGTGGTTTCTTCTCTAACATTACTTACAAAGGCTGGGGTCTAAGAACAGACTTCGTATTTAAGTACGGTAACTGGATTAACAACTTTGTACGTTCAGATCGCGAATCTGATGGATTAGCAATTGCTGACAACCAAGCTACCAATGCCTTTAACTACTGGCAACAACCTGGCGATACTGGTGTTCTTCCAAGCCCAATATATGCCGCTGAAGATTCAAACATTACAGGAAGTTCAGACAGATGGTTAGAAAAAGGAGATTACATACGTATGCGTAACGTTACGCTTAGCTATTCGTTCCCAAGTGCAACCCTAGATAAAACACCAATCAATTCTTTAAGAATTTATGTACAAGGACAAAACTTATTGACCTTTTCAAAATTCTGGGGAGATCCTGAGGTTGGTATTTCATCAGGAGAGACCATCGCGTTTGGAGATGCGGTAGCACCGGGTGAGGCAACTCTTTATAGCTATCCAAACACCAAATCATTCCAAATAGGTTTGGATGTTAGTTTCTAA
- a CDS encoding RagB/SusD family nutrient uptake outer membrane protein → MKKIIYKITILAFIVGAFTSCDKELDQIPFDSFGNENAYVTAADFDNAIRGVYESLTNGGFYGGSDAGGMLDAPDVLSDNVTFAQKGRGSRRSLHNWQYGAADGPMYGLYLGAYELIYRANLLLANSEGFEGENKENVVAEAKALRALAHFNVVSFYGKIPTQSSDANGSLGIAYVTVPDADIEPARETVGAVYDQIVTDLTEAAAGINEENDPGRLNKDAVNTLLSRVYLYMGKWQSAIDAANRVSTPVAPRSDVVGVWEDANKSGLLFYIPNELPIFGISVGVVWSQGGLTNLIPEYVVSYGLYTKFAEDDIRKEAYTMQAANNADGLQFNAIKKLFGRTGQSNGQVDIKILRAAEAHLNKAEALYNLGQEGPARTALDVVRTKRYTTPPSGETGTALRDAIRLERRLEFAFEYQRWFDLKRWGLPVDREGFGDLADGSGTPSDQQALSAGNIKFQMPIAQSSMDVNPNLVQNPGY, encoded by the coding sequence ATGAAAAAAATAATTTATAAAATAACAATTTTGGCCTTCATCGTAGGAGCTTTTACTTCTTGCGATAAGGAATTGGACCAAATACCATTTGACTCATTTGGTAATGAAAATGCATACGTTACTGCTGCAGATTTTGACAACGCTATACGCGGTGTTTACGAAAGCTTAACTAATGGTGGTTTTTACGGTGGTAGTGATGCCGGCGGAATGTTAGATGCCCCAGATGTATTATCAGACAACGTTACTTTCGCACAGAAAGGTCGTGGGTCTAGAAGAAGTTTACACAACTGGCAATATGGCGCCGCAGATGGTCCAATGTACGGACTATATTTAGGAGCTTATGAATTAATCTATAGAGCCAACCTTTTGTTAGCAAATAGCGAAGGTTTTGAAGGCGAGAACAAAGAAAATGTTGTTGCTGAAGCAAAGGCCCTTAGAGCATTAGCTCACTTTAATGTTGTTAGTTTCTACGGAAAGATACCAACACAATCTAGTGATGCTAACGGAAGCTTAGGTATTGCATACGTAACTGTACCAGATGCAGATATTGAACCTGCAAGAGAAACAGTAGGAGCTGTTTATGACCAAATTGTAACCGATCTTACTGAGGCTGCTGCTGGTATAAACGAAGAAAACGATCCAGGTCGTTTAAACAAAGATGCTGTAAATACTTTATTATCTAGAGTTTATCTATATATGGGTAAATGGCAATCTGCCATTGATGCAGCTAACCGTGTAAGCACTCCGGTTGCACCTCGTTCTGATGTTGTAGGTGTATGGGAAGATGCTAACAAATCAGGTTTATTGTTTTACATCCCTAACGAACTTCCAATTTTCGGAATTAGTGTAGGTGTTGTATGGAGCCAAGGTGGTTTAACAAACTTAATTCCTGAGTATGTAGTTTCTTACGGTCTATACACTAAATTTGCTGAGGATGATATCCGTAAAGAAGCGTATACGATGCAAGCTGCTAACAATGCTGACGGTCTTCAATTTAACGCAATCAAAAAGTTGTTCGGAAGAACAGGTCAGTCTAACGGTCAGGTTGACATCAAGATCCTTCGTGCTGCCGAAGCACATTTAAACAAAGCAGAAGCTTTGTATAACTTAGGTCAAGAAGGTCCTGCCAGAACTGCATTAGACGTTGTAAGAACTAAACGATACACTACGCCTCCAAGTGGAGAAACTGGTACCGCATTACGTGATGCCATTAGATTGGAAAGAAGACTTGAATTTGCTTTTGAATACCAAAGATGGTTCGATCTTAAACGTTGGGGCTTACCTGTAGATCGTGAAGGATTTGGTGACCTTGCCGACGGTTCTGGTACTCCATCAGATCAACAAGCACTTTCTGCTGGTAACATTAAATTCCAGATGCCAATTGCGCAAAGCTCTATGGACGTGAACCCTAACCTTGTTCAGAACCCTGGATATTAA
- the rlmB gene encoding 23S rRNA (guanosine(2251)-2'-O)-methyltransferase RlmB, with amino-acid sequence MNDKTNTIFGIYPIKEALSSQVVFDKVYIQKGIESDKIESLIKELEKAKVTINIVPFEKLNRLTKGNHQGIVALTSPVAFHSLESVVEKALESDKTPLFLVLDQITDVRNFGAILRTAECTGVDAVIIQKSGGAPVSGDTVKTSAGAIFKIPICKVDHIKDAIFYLQGSGITTVAATEHTSNEIYAVDLIKPLAIIMGSEGKGVSKSVLTLVDEKASLPLLGEINSLNVSVACGAFLYEVTRQRRQ; translated from the coding sequence ATGAACGATAAAACAAATACTATTTTTGGAATCTACCCAATCAAGGAGGCCCTCTCTTCTCAAGTTGTTTTTGATAAGGTTTATATTCAAAAAGGAATAGAAAGCGATAAAATTGAAAGCCTAATAAAGGAGCTGGAGAAAGCCAAGGTTACCATAAATATCGTTCCATTCGAAAAATTAAACAGGTTAACCAAAGGAAATCATCAAGGTATTGTTGCTCTTACCTCGCCGGTGGCATTTCATTCTTTAGAGTCTGTTGTTGAAAAAGCCTTGGAAAGTGATAAAACCCCATTATTTTTAGTGTTAGACCAAATTACCGATGTGCGAAATTTTGGCGCCATTTTACGCACCGCGGAATGCACTGGTGTTGATGCAGTAATAATTCAAAAGTCGGGAGGCGCTCCCGTATCCGGCGATACTGTAAAAACCTCTGCTGGAGCTATCTTTAAGATTCCGATTTGCAAAGTAGATCATATTAAAGATGCAATATTCTATTTGCAAGGCTCAGGAATTACCACTGTTGCAGCAACAGAACATACATCAAACGAAATTTACGCTGTAGATTTAATTAAACCTCTGGCAATTATTATGGGTTCTGAAGGTAAAGGAGTGTCAAAATCCGTTCTTACGCTGGTTGATGAAAAAGCATCTCTTCCCCTACTTGGCGAGATAAATTCCTTAAATGTTTCCGTAGCCTGTGGTGCATTTTTATACGAAGTAACCAGACAACGACGTCAATAG
- a CDS encoding rhomboid family intramembrane serine protease yields MNNATQLKYNSDVVLYPLLFVMVLWVVYWIETRFNINLNYFGVYPRSVEGLRGIIFSPFIHGSLKHLFNNSVPLFVLTAALFYFYRDIRWRVLFFGLLFTGLATWVIGRSSLHIGASGVVYMLVAFLFFKGIFSKQFQLTALALVVVFLYGGMFWYVFPVNPEISWEGHLSGFFVGFFFSFLFKTKPIERKKYEWEREGYNPDNDPFLKQFDEDGNFIELPKEPVEPTVSVDALPQPTIKQMAAQNRPTVKIVYTYKNKEEDETD; encoded by the coding sequence ATGAATAATGCAACTCAATTAAAATATAACTCAGATGTGGTATTATACCCATTACTTTTTGTAATGGTGCTTTGGGTTGTATATTGGATTGAAACGCGGTTTAATATCAATTTAAATTATTTTGGGGTTTATCCACGATCTGTTGAAGGCTTACGCGGTATTATTTTTAGTCCTTTTATCCACGGTAGTTTAAAACATCTTTTTAATAACTCCGTGCCTCTTTTTGTGCTTACTGCTGCACTCTTCTATTTTTATAGAGACATCCGTTGGAGGGTATTGTTTTTTGGTTTGTTATTTACAGGTTTAGCTACTTGGGTAATAGGTCGCTCGTCGTTGCATATTGGGGCAAGCGGGGTAGTGTATATGTTGGTTGCTTTTTTATTTTTTAAAGGAATTTTTTCTAAACAATTTCAGTTAACTGCGCTGGCTTTAGTTGTAGTTTTTCTCTACGGAGGTATGTTCTGGTATGTGTTTCCTGTAAATCCCGAAATATCATGGGAAGGTCATTTATCGGGTTTCTTTGTGGGTTTTTTCTTCTCCTTTTTATTTAAGACAAAGCCAATTGAACGCAAAAAATACGAATGGGAAAGGGAAGGTTATAATCCGGATAACGATCCGTTTTTAAAGCAGTTTGACGAGGATGGAAACTTTATTGAATTACCAAAAGAACCGGTTGAACCAACTGTATCTGTAGATGCTCTGCCACAGCCTACTATAAAACAAATGGCAGCCCAAAATAGACCAACGGTGAAAATAGTTTACACCTATAAAAATAAAGAAGAAGACGAAACTGATTAG
- a CDS encoding replication-associated recombination protein A has translation MNTPLAERIRPTTLEGYLSQQHLVGPKGSLTSQLNTGMIPSIILWGPPGTGKTTLANIIANESGRPFYTLSAVDSGVAAVREVIEKAKKSDTLFSTKNPILFIDEIHRFSKSQQDSLLGAVEKGWITLIGATTENPSFEVIPALLSRCQVYVLESFSREDMESLLKRALQKDEILSEKNVTLNETEALIRLSGGDARKLLNILELVVLSEKSEKINITNELVMQKAQKNTVLYDKTGEQHYDIISAFIKSIRGSDPNAAVYWLARMIEGGEDIKFIARRLVILASEDIGLANPNALLLANSTFQAVTTIGYPEARIILSQCTIYLATSPKSNAAYKAIGEAQQLVRQTGDLSVPLSVRNAPTKLMKQLGYGKEYEYAHNYEGNFVPHEFLPEEIKGSTFYKPGNNPKENSLKAYLKNLWKDKYDF, from the coding sequence ATGAATACACCCCTCGCCGAACGCATCCGTCCTACCACTTTAGAAGGTTATTTGAGCCAGCAACATTTGGTGGGTCCAAAAGGTTCACTTACCTCGCAATTAAACACAGGAATGATACCTTCCATAATTTTATGGGGGCCACCGGGTACAGGAAAAACCACGCTTGCAAATATAATTGCCAATGAAAGCGGCAGACCATTTTATACTTTAAGTGCTGTAGATAGCGGCGTTGCAGCAGTACGTGAAGTAATTGAAAAAGCGAAAAAAAGCGATACCTTATTTTCAACTAAAAATCCTATTCTTTTTATTGACGAAATTCATCGCTTCAGCAAATCGCAACAAGATTCGCTGTTGGGAGCTGTAGAAAAAGGTTGGATAACGTTAATTGGCGCTACTACAGAAAATCCAAGTTTTGAAGTAATTCCTGCACTGTTATCGCGCTGTCAGGTTTATGTTCTCGAATCGTTCAGTCGGGAAGACATGGAATCTTTACTAAAACGGGCATTACAGAAAGACGAAATTCTATCGGAAAAGAATGTAACTTTAAATGAAACCGAAGCTCTCATAAGACTTTCGGGAGGCGATGCCCGAAAACTATTGAATATTTTAGAATTGGTAGTACTTTCTGAAAAATCTGAAAAAATAAATATCACCAACGAACTGGTAATGCAAAAAGCACAAAAGAATACAGTGCTTTATGACAAAACTGGCGAACAACATTACGATATTATTTCGGCATTTATAAAATCCATTAGAGGTAGTGACCCCAATGCCGCTGTTTATTGGTTAGCTCGAATGATAGAAGGAGGCGAAGACATAAAGTTTATTGCTCGAAGATTGGTTATTTTGGCTTCCGAAGATATAGGCCTTGCAAATCCGAACGCTCTTTTACTTGCAAATAGTACGTTTCAGGCAGTAACAACAATTGGATACCCAGAGGCGCGAATAATTTTAAGCCAATGCACAATTTATTTAGCCACTTCGCCTAAAAGCAATGCTGCCTACAAAGCCATAGGCGAAGCACAACAACTAGTAAGACAAACCGGCGATCTGTCCGTTCCCCTATCAGTTCGGAATGCGCCCACAAAGCTTATGAAGCAATTGGGGTACGGCAAAGAATACGAGTATGCACATAATTACGAAGGCAACTTTGTACCGCACGAATTTTTACCTGAAGAAATTAAAGGCAGTACTTTTTACAAACCTGGCAACAATCCGAAGGAAAATAGCCTTAAGGCTTATTTAAAAAATCTTTGGAAGGACAAATACGATTTTTAA
- a CDS encoding DUF5723 family protein, giving the protein MRYFFTLFLCFVGYFAISQNKQILYGFDDIPQSLLLNPGSKVIQKKHFGIPFLSQIHFNGGASGVTAYDIFKEGNDDINVRIREKIFEMKNSDFFTATVQLELINIGWRAKNNIYFSGGIYEELDFITYFPKDLAILAWEGNRDYLDYPFNLGEISTTGDLTTVFHFGANKQISDRLTVGARLKIYSSMFSFRSVNNSGTFTTRLGGADSENIYEHIVQNADVTVETSGYAPLRDLDNSSQVTSEILGRSLLGGNLGVGVDLGFSYEIGEAWTISASALDVGAIFHTKDVETYRAHGTYTLDGINLIFPPLSEGESTFPYYDNLEDEVKREIDVDTLNNAYTQFRPLKLNAAINFGFGRFNSSGACDCLNMGGGQLHKQNVGLQLYSIFRPQGPQLAGTLFYHRRFTNFLSAKATYTVDSYSYTNVGLGVSADIGIVNLYLAADNLMSYGNLAKAKSVSLQLGFNIIIDEE; this is encoded by the coding sequence ATGCGCTATTTCTTTACCCTATTTTTATGTTTCGTGGGCTATTTTGCTATTTCACAAAATAAGCAAATACTTTACGGTTTTGACGATATTCCTCAATCGTTGTTGCTAAATCCCGGTAGCAAAGTAATTCAGAAAAAACATTTTGGAATTCCCTTTTTATCGCAAATTCATTTTAATGGCGGGGCTTCTGGCGTTACTGCTTACGATATTTTTAAGGAGGGGAACGACGATATTAACGTCCGCATTCGTGAAAAGATTTTTGAAATGAAAAATTCAGATTTTTTTACCGCCACGGTACAATTGGAACTTATAAATATTGGATGGCGTGCAAAAAACAATATTTACTTTTCTGGGGGTATTTATGAAGAGCTGGATTTTATAACATATTTCCCCAAAGACTTAGCAATATTAGCGTGGGAAGGCAATCGCGACTATCTGGATTATCCTTTTAATCTAGGTGAAATTAGCACGACAGGCGATTTAACAACTGTGTTTCATTTTGGAGCCAATAAACAAATAAGCGATAGGCTAACGGTGGGCGCACGACTTAAAATATATTCCAGCATGTTTAGCTTTCGGAGCGTAAATAATTCAGGAACTTTTACCACGAGATTGGGCGGTGCTGATTCAGAAAATATTTACGAGCACATAGTTCAAAATGCCGATGTAACCGTTGAAACATCTGGCTATGCGCCGTTGCGCGATTTAGATAATTCGTCGCAGGTTACCAGTGAAATTTTAGGTAGAAGTTTATTGGGAGGAAATCTGGGCGTAGGGGTAGATTTGGGCTTCTCGTACGAAATAGGCGAAGCTTGGACAATTTCGGCCAGTGCATTGGATGTAGGCGCTATTTTCCATACAAAGGATGTAGAAACCTATCGTGCCCATGGAACCTATACTTTGGACGGTATAAACCTTATTTTTCCACCGTTAAGCGAAGGTGAGTCCACTTTTCCGTATTATGACAATCTTGAAGATGAAGTAAAACGAGAAATTGATGTTGATACACTCAATAATGCATACACCCAATTTAGACCCTTAAAGCTAAACGCAGCAATAAATTTCGGTTTTGGCCGGTTTAATAGCTCTGGTGCCTGCGATTGTTTAAATATGGGAGGAGGGCAACTTCATAAACAAAACGTGGGATTGCAGCTGTATTCTATTTTTAGACCGCAGGGCCCACAGCTGGCAGGAACCCTTTTTTATCATAGAAGGTTTACCAATTTTCTTTCTGCAAAGGCAACCTATACGGTAGATTCGTATTCGTATACAAATGTAGGGCTGGGCGTTTCGGCAGATATAGGTATCGTTAATTTATATCTTGCGGCAGATAATCTTATGAGCTACGGTAATTTGGCCAAAGCAAAAAGTGTATCTTTACAACTAGGATTTAATATAATAATCGACGAAGAATGA